Below is a window of Thunnus maccoyii chromosome 16, fThuMac1.1, whole genome shotgun sequence DNA.
TTTTGAGACTCAATGAATTTACCAAggaaaaccaaaccaaacaccTACTGTTTCCAggttctcaaatatgaggattttctgcttttctttgtttcatacCATTATAAATTACATATCGTGagattttagactgttggttggacaaagaAATGCATCGTGATGGGCTTTTTCCTCACCATTTCTGAAATTTCATGGCTGTAATCTATTGTGAAGACATTTGTAAGTTTCAGCCCTAAAGCAAGATGCAATTTTGTAACTAATGAATAATGAGAGATGGAGACACATACATAAAAAGTTGTCTTATTTCAAAATCTTTAAATGGCCAAgcatatacaaaaaaataatctgggGACACGACCACTAAGTGCAAAAATCTCACCTTTGTGAGAGTGACTGTAGTTCATGTCCAGCTCTAAACTGCTCCAGATGGTGGTGGAGTCTCCTGTGCTCTCCATCAACCCAACAGTGTTTACTTTCTGTCCCTCTCTATTCTCTTTACAACAGTCTATGGAAAGGGAGGTTGGGCTTTTGGTTTGTGAGTCATCTCTCTCAGCTTCAGTCTTCTGTGGAAGGTGATGAAGatgctcctctctctcctcagatACGGGagctgctgccgccgctgctGGGCTCTGGGAACTGGCACTGCCATCTAGTCCTGGATCTGAGCGTTCACTGGCGCAGCTGCTGGGTCGTAGAAATGGGCCATCCTGGTGATGCATGAGCAACAGCATGAGAAAAATACTGAGAGGCTGATTAAATCACACTTTCATTGCAGTTACAGAAACTTACAGTGTCTGTGAAGTGGGGAATGGAGATGACTGTTTCTCTCCACTTTAAGTGGGCCAAGCCTCCATCAATCTCGTTCACGATATCTTCAAAGTCTTCTCGTGCACGATAGACTTCTTTTCTCACCAGATATCCACGTGCATATGCCTATAGCGAGCAGAGGAGAGTTACAGTAACTATAGTAACGGTGGCTAGTCCACTACTGCAGCTTTGCCTTGACTTTAGTCACGTCAATGCTAAAAACAATAGCCACTATTGGCAACCGTTTTTCAGAGTTAGCAGCTgaacacacagctaaaacagcTAAATATCAATTGACGGCAAATCACTACAGGCATAAATACGCAGGTTACATGAAGAAAACTAATTCATTAGCTAATGTTATTACCTGAAAATAGGT
It encodes the following:
- the iqcc gene encoding IQ domain-containing protein C, with translation MDRSKWEKILTYFQAYARGYLVRKEVYRAREDFEDIVNEIDGGLAHLKWRETVISIPHFTDTDGPFLRPSSCASERSDPGLDGSASSQSPAAAAAAPVSEEREEHLHHLPQKTEAERDDSQTKSPTSLSIDCCKENREGQKVNTVGLMESTGDSTTIWSSLELDMNYSHSHKGPQQYCLAQEVPRTPEALRLHRNTLTMELLWLQQAIDSRKKYLSLKDRLSAS